In uncultured Draconibacterium sp., one genomic interval encodes:
- a CDS encoding gamma-glutamyl-gamma-aminobutyrate hydrolase family protein (Members of this family of hydrolases with an active site Cys residue belong to MEROPS family C26.), with the protein MKRLLLLLIALLVVGTSFAQHFFDTDFNTRKKYIILCDPTVNRIKTIQYLTDNNILQVNKSKVKFVGVYYEGQKTDYTKTQDYINKNRLNNFYLHEISGELNETNLYEENDVTAQLKKVFDNSIGIIFFGGADIPPAIYGEENTKSGVYTPARHFYEATFMFHLLGGYQDESFKPFLAERPDYVVTGFCLGMQTMNVGTGGTLIQDIPAEVYNAETPEETVAIGRANMHRNYWQLIEEDSLFMGINLHTIQFTDNPFFGETIKVSKKATPRIYSSHHQAIEKLGKGMEVTCLSPDGKIIEGVAHSTYPHVFAVQFHPEVSALYEDMGLKIFHPDDEPKSYHDILGKSDVKFHKAYWQYISDSFKSVKKPKRR; encoded by the coding sequence ATGAAAAGGCTGCTTTTACTTTTGATTGCGTTACTGGTGGTAGGCACCTCGTTCGCGCAACATTTTTTCGATACTGATTTTAATACCCGCAAGAAATACATCATTCTTTGCGACCCCACGGTTAATCGTATAAAAACCATCCAATACCTTACGGATAATAACATTCTGCAGGTAAATAAAAGCAAGGTGAAATTTGTTGGCGTTTATTACGAAGGGCAAAAAACCGATTACACAAAAACACAAGACTACATCAACAAAAACAGGCTCAATAACTTTTATCTGCACGAAATTAGCGGCGAGCTGAACGAAACGAATTTATACGAGGAAAACGATGTAACCGCACAGCTGAAAAAGGTTTTCGACAATTCAATCGGAATTATATTTTTTGGTGGTGCCGATATTCCACCGGCTATTTATGGCGAGGAAAACACAAAATCCGGCGTTTACACTCCTGCCCGTCATTTTTACGAAGCCACTTTTATGTTTCACTTGCTGGGAGGCTACCAGGACGAATCGTTTAAACCCTTCCTTGCCGAACGGCCGGATTATGTAGTAACCGGATTCTGCCTGGGCATGCAAACCATGAATGTGGGTACCGGCGGAACATTGATCCAGGACATTCCTGCTGAGGTTTATAACGCCGAAACACCCGAAGAAACAGTTGCAATTGGCCGGGCCAACATGCACCGCAACTACTGGCAATTAATCGAGGAAGATTCGCTTTTTATGGGTATTAATCTGCACACGATACAATTTACCGACAATCCGTTTTTTGGAGAAACCATAAAAGTGTCGAAAAAGGCAACACCACGCATTTACAGCAGCCACCACCAGGCCATTGAGAAGCTGGGAAAAGGAATGGAAGTTACCTGTTTATCGCCCGATGGTAAAATTATTGAAGGAGTTGCACACAGCACTTACCCACATGTTTTTGCCGTTCAGTTTCACCCTGAAGTTTCTGCTTTATACGAAGACATGGGATTAAAAATTTTTCATCCGGATGATGAGCCCAAAAGCTACCACGATATCCTCGGGAAATCCGATGTGAAATTTCACAAGGCCTACTGGCAATATATTTCTGATTCGTTTAAATCCGTAAAAAAACCGAAACGACGCTAA
- the ovoA gene encoding 5-histidylcysteine sulfoxide synthase, with protein MNSLIAHTTDLIYGDADQKKAEIRDYFLKTYTLDEKLYEHLKNDKAFYRRADPLRHPLIFYYGHTAVFFINKLVLAKILDHRINSHFESVFAIGVDEMSWDDLNESNYDWPTVKDVFEYRQKVKEVVLDIIDSTPLTLPIGWENPFWIIMMGIEHERIHIETSSVLIRQLPLEFLKPNVFDVPCNESGDAPENRMLNIEGGEVVIGKPYDHRFYGWDVEYGEHQVEVDAFKASESLISNGEFLEFIEDGGYKTEEYWTEEGWSWCQYQEVEFPLFWRKVADKYFLRLFDQEIEMPWNWPVELNYLEAKAFANWKTKQTGKTYRLPTEAEWYRLAEQNGINDANFATVQANIGLEQFVSPCPVNQFKQGEFFDIIGNVWQWTETHVTGYPGFKVHPLYDDFSTPTFDGKHNVIKGGSWISTGNEATWHARYAFRRHFYQHAGFRLVESENPLIIRNESYETDSEVVQSCAFNYGAPVLGFDSFPKSIAEICKQYSGDQKSLKLLDLNCDTGRTVFELSDSYKQITGIDFSARFIRMAIHMQEQGFIRYITKDEGELVHYHDVQLSELGLNPKDNLQFMQADANNLKPIYTGYDVILAINLLEELYNPKQFLASIHKRVNPNGIFILGSRYDWEKNNIKRENWPGAFKKDGEPVTSFEGIKALLQDNFELISEPVNQYAALPLSSRDVKVSVVEISVWRKHTS; from the coding sequence ATGAACAGTTTGATAGCCCATACAACCGATCTGATATACGGAGATGCTGATCAAAAAAAGGCAGAAATCCGCGATTATTTTTTGAAAACATATACCCTCGATGAAAAACTTTATGAACACCTGAAAAACGATAAAGCCTTTTATCGACGGGCCGATCCGCTGCGGCATCCGCTTATATTTTATTACGGACATACCGCTGTGTTTTTTATCAATAAACTGGTGCTGGCAAAAATTCTGGATCATCGTATCAACTCCCATTTCGAATCCGTTTTTGCAATTGGAGTTGATGAAATGAGTTGGGACGACTTAAACGAATCGAATTATGATTGGCCTACCGTAAAGGATGTTTTTGAATACCGCCAGAAAGTAAAAGAAGTGGTGTTAGATATAATCGATTCAACTCCGCTGACTTTACCGATCGGCTGGGAGAATCCTTTTTGGATTATTATGATGGGGATTGAGCACGAGCGCATTCATATTGAAACATCTTCGGTGCTGATTAGGCAATTACCGCTGGAATTTTTAAAGCCGAATGTTTTCGACGTGCCGTGCAATGAATCGGGCGATGCGCCAGAGAACCGCATGTTAAACATTGAAGGAGGAGAAGTGGTAATTGGGAAACCTTACGATCATCGATTTTATGGTTGGGATGTGGAATATGGCGAGCATCAGGTTGAGGTTGATGCTTTTAAAGCTTCGGAATCCCTTATTTCGAACGGTGAGTTTCTTGAATTTATAGAGGATGGCGGTTACAAAACAGAGGAATACTGGACTGAAGAAGGCTGGAGTTGGTGTCAGTATCAGGAAGTAGAATTTCCGTTGTTTTGGCGAAAAGTTGCTGATAAATATTTTCTCCGGCTTTTTGATCAGGAAATTGAAATGCCCTGGAACTGGCCGGTTGAACTGAATTACCTGGAAGCAAAAGCGTTTGCCAACTGGAAAACAAAACAAACAGGTAAAACTTATCGTTTGCCAACCGAAGCGGAATGGTATCGACTGGCAGAGCAAAACGGCATAAATGATGCTAATTTTGCAACTGTTCAGGCAAATATTGGTTTGGAACAGTTTGTATCGCCATGCCCGGTAAATCAATTTAAACAAGGTGAATTCTTTGATATCATCGGAAATGTGTGGCAGTGGACGGAAACACATGTTACCGGTTATCCCGGTTTTAAAGTGCACCCTTTGTACGACGATTTTTCAACGCCAACTTTCGACGGAAAGCACAATGTCATTAAAGGAGGTTCGTGGATTTCAACCGGAAACGAGGCTACCTGGCATGCACGTTATGCCTTTCGCAGGCATTTTTATCAACATGCTGGATTTCGTTTGGTGGAATCTGAAAATCCATTGATTATCAGAAACGAGTCGTACGAAACAGATTCGGAAGTAGTGCAGTCATGCGCTTTTAATTATGGCGCACCGGTTTTGGGCTTTGATAGTTTCCCAAAAAGTATTGCCGAGATATGTAAACAATATTCCGGCGACCAAAAATCGCTAAAACTGCTCGATTTAAATTGTGATACCGGAAGAACTGTTTTCGAATTGTCCGATTCCTATAAACAAATAACCGGAATTGATTTTTCAGCGCGTTTTATACGAATGGCCATTCACATGCAGGAACAAGGATTTATTCGCTACATTACAAAAGACGAAGGCGAGTTAGTACATTATCACGATGTTCAACTGTCGGAACTTGGGCTGAATCCCAAAGATAACCTGCAGTTTATGCAGGCTGATGCCAATAATCTGAAGCCAATTTACACCGGTTATGATGTAATTCTGGCCATTAACTTATTGGAGGAACTGTATAATCCAAAACAATTTTTAGCAAGCATTCATAAGCGTGTAAACCCCAATGGAATTTTCATTTTGGGCTCAAGGTACGACTGGGAAAAGAACAACATTAAACGAGAAAACTGGCCCGGCGCATTTAAAAAAGATGGCGAGCCGGTTACCTCATTCGAAGGCATAAAGGCGCTTTTGCAGGATAATTTTGAGCTGATTTCGGAACCCGTAAATCAGTATGCAGCCTTACCGTTGTCGTCACGAGATGTTAAAGTGTCCGTGGTTGAAATCTCCGTTTGGCGAAAACATACATCCTGA
- a CDS encoding GNAT family N-acetyltransferase — translation MIVINIDELKFEAYKNDLVKLYIDSFSAGKSFQYHSEEETAAYLQSIFDVGYGILALEENELAGAILLTPLSFDPLLPEEIAHDFDVTRSVYVAEMMVKKSKQGQGIGKKLLTFFLEEADRNQFDHAFIRVWKENKAALGLYKKLGFGPCTTIVQPKLLADKSGTFDFEKIYLHQKLS, via the coding sequence ATGATAGTTATAAATATCGATGAACTGAAATTTGAAGCCTACAAAAACGATTTGGTGAAATTATACATCGATTCATTTTCGGCAGGCAAAAGTTTTCAGTATCATTCCGAAGAAGAAACTGCAGCCTACCTTCAGTCTATCTTTGATGTTGGATACGGAATTCTTGCTCTCGAGGAGAATGAACTGGCTGGGGCAATTTTGCTCACACCTTTAAGTTTTGATCCTTTACTGCCGGAAGAAATTGCACACGATTTTGATGTGACACGCTCGGTTTACGTGGCGGAAATGATGGTGAAAAAATCAAAACAAGGGCAGGGGATTGGTAAAAAGTTACTGACCTTTTTTCTTGAAGAAGCAGATAGGAACCAATTTGACCATGCTTTTATAAGAGTATGGAAAGAAAACAAAGCTGCTCTTGGTTTGTACAAAAAATTGGGATTCGGGCCTTGTACAACAATCGTTCAGCCCAAATTACTTGCCGATAAAAGTGGAACTTTTGATTTTGAAAAGATCTATCTGCACCAAAAGCTCAGTTGA
- a CDS encoding peptide chain release factor 3, which yields MSFLKEIQRRRTFGIVSHPDAGKTTLTEKLLLFGGAIRVAGAVKSNKIKKGATSDFMEIERQRGISVATSVMGFEYNGYKVNILDTPGHQDFQEDTFRTLTAVDSVIIVIDAAKGVEPQTEKLMNVCRMRKTPVIVFVNKMDRPAGDPFTLMDEIEDQLKIKVRPLSWPINNGPDFKGVYNIFNRSLKLFTPDIQEIEERIKFEDISDPTLEDHIGEDADVLREELELVEGIYPEFNNEDYLSGELAPVFFGSALYNFGVQELLDSFVKIAPTPQPSETEERVVKPEEEGFTGFVFKIHANIDPNHRSRIAFVKICSGKFERNKMYKNVRLGKSFRISSPTAFMASQKEIVEEAFPGDIIGVPDTGNYIIGDTVTDGEEIHFKGLPSFSPEMFRFVENADPMKSKQLAKGVDQLMDEGVAQLFTSAFNGRKIIGTVGQLQFEVIQYRLEHEYGAKCRFEPLSMHKACWIQCDDEKVLTEFKKRKHQKMAKDKLGRDVFMADSSFILQMAQDEFKDIKFHFTSEF from the coding sequence ATGAGTTTTTTAAAAGAGATACAACGTCGTCGCACTTTTGGAATTGTGAGTCACCCGGATGCCGGAAAAACCACCTTAACCGAGAAACTACTTCTTTTTGGTGGAGCAATTCGTGTGGCAGGTGCTGTAAAAAGCAACAAAATTAAAAAAGGTGCTACTTCCGATTTTATGGAAATCGAGCGCCAGCGTGGTATTTCTGTGGCTACTTCGGTAATGGGTTTCGAGTACAACGGTTACAAGGTAAACATTCTGGATACTCCCGGTCACCAGGATTTCCAGGAAGATACTTTCCGTACACTTACCGCGGTCGACAGCGTAATTATCGTTATTGATGCAGCAAAAGGTGTAGAGCCGCAAACCGAAAAACTGATGAATGTTTGCCGGATGCGCAAAACGCCGGTTATCGTTTTTGTAAATAAAATGGACCGCCCGGCGGGAGATCCGTTTACCTTGATGGATGAAATCGAGGATCAGCTAAAAATTAAAGTGCGCCCGCTAAGTTGGCCAATTAACAATGGTCCCGATTTTAAAGGTGTTTACAATATTTTTAACCGAAGCCTGAAATTGTTTACGCCCGATATTCAGGAAATCGAAGAGCGTATTAAGTTTGAAGACATATCGGATCCTACTCTGGAAGACCACATTGGCGAAGATGCCGATGTACTGCGCGAGGAACTGGAACTGGTGGAAGGAATTTACCCCGAATTTAACAACGAAGATTACCTGTCGGGCGAACTGGCACCGGTATTTTTTGGTAGTGCACTGTACAATTTTGGGGTGCAGGAATTACTTGATTCTTTTGTAAAAATTGCGCCAACACCACAACCAAGCGAAACGGAAGAGCGCGTTGTAAAACCCGAGGAAGAAGGATTTACCGGTTTTGTATTTAAAATTCATGCCAACATCGATCCGAACCACCGCAGCCGGATTGCCTTTGTAAAAATCTGCTCGGGTAAATTCGAACGAAATAAAATGTATAAGAATGTTCGGCTGGGAAAATCCTTCCGTATCTCGAGCCCGACCGCTTTTATGGCTTCGCAAAAAGAAATTGTTGAAGAAGCATTCCCGGGAGATATTATTGGTGTGCCCGATACCGGAAACTACATTATTGGCGACACCGTTACCGATGGAGAAGAAATCCACTTCAAAGGCCTGCCGAGCTTTTCGCCTGAGATGTTTCGTTTTGTTGAAAATGCCGATCCAATGAAATCAAAGCAATTGGCAAAAGGTGTCGACCAGTTAATGGACGAAGGAGTTGCACAGCTTTTTACCAGCGCTTTTAACGGACGGAAAATTATTGGAACTGTCGGACAACTTCAGTTTGAAGTTATCCAGTATCGTTTGGAACATGAATACGGTGCAAAATGTCGTTTCGAGCCGCTGTCGATGCACAAAGCCTGCTGGATTCAGTGCGACGATGAAAAGGTACTGACCGAATTCAAAAAACGCAAGCACCAGAAAATGGCAAAAGACAAACTGGGGCGCGATGTGTTTATGGCCGATTCATCGTTTATTTTGCAAATGGCGCAAGATGAATTCAAGGATATTAAATTTCACTTTACATCAGAGTTTTAA
- a CDS encoding DUF2179 domain-containing protein, whose amino-acid sequence MDTSFYDSNLFIYILLPGLIFISRIADVTIGTIRIVMVSKGHKLWAPILGFFEVLIWLIAITKIIENLDNWLCYIAYGLGFAAGNYIGLLIEEKLALGIVKLQIITRKEASKLIENLRDAGYGITHHNAQGANERVSIIHSIIKRSEIKKVETIVKTTNPKAFYSVEDIKFVNEGVFPIHPARFRLRKGK is encoded by the coding sequence ATGGATACAAGCTTTTACGACAGTAATCTATTCATATATATACTGCTTCCCGGATTAATTTTTATTTCACGAATTGCGGATGTAACGATTGGAACCATTCGTATCGTAATGGTGTCGAAAGGACATAAACTCTGGGCACCAATCCTGGGATTCTTCGAAGTGTTAATTTGGCTGATCGCTATTACAAAGATTATAGAAAATCTCGACAACTGGCTTTGTTACATTGCGTATGGTTTGGGCTTTGCTGCCGGAAATTATATCGGATTGCTCATTGAAGAAAAGCTGGCGCTGGGTATAGTTAAACTGCAGATAATTACACGTAAAGAAGCCAGTAAACTTATTGAAAACCTGAGAGATGCCGGTTACGGTATTACTCATCACAACGCTCAGGGAGCCAACGAACGGGTGAGCATTATTCACAGTATTATCAAACGTTCGGAAATAAAAAAAGTAGAGACCATTGTAAAAACAACCAACCCAAAAGCATTCTATTCGGTTGAAGATATCAAGTTTGTAAATGAAGGTGTCTTCCCTATTCATCCGGCCCGTTTCCGATTGCGAAAAGGGAAATAG
- a CDS encoding L-threonylcarbamoyladenylate synthase: MSSISNDIKLAAKLIENGELVAFPTETVYGLGADAFNAEAVAKIFATKERPTFNPLIVHIREVSELEKLFIEIDDALLKLAEHFWPGPLTIVAKKQKSVPDIVSAGLDTVAVRMPANQTARELLKLSGKCIAAPSANRFGMLSPTTPEHVQKQLPELKCILNGELPKVGIESTVIELCQGEFKILRPGFITEQDLLKVLPQSKTTEANSPIKSPGLLKSHYSPRKPMYLLGKEPEYSENKKKGFLAFSEVTEPEKYHQIERLSASGDLGEAAANFFEALHRLEDSDVDLIIAEPVPETGIGIAIMDRLKKAVYQYSDK; the protein is encoded by the coding sequence ATGAGTTCAATTAGCAACGATATAAAATTGGCGGCCAAACTTATTGAAAATGGTGAGTTGGTGGCTTTTCCAACCGAAACAGTATATGGTTTAGGTGCAGATGCATTTAATGCCGAGGCTGTAGCAAAAATATTTGCAACAAAAGAGCGGCCAACGTTTAATCCGCTGATTGTGCATATTCGGGAGGTTTCGGAGCTTGAAAAACTTTTTATTGAAATCGATGATGCATTATTAAAACTGGCAGAACATTTCTGGCCCGGGCCTTTGACCATCGTTGCAAAAAAACAAAAATCGGTACCTGATATCGTTTCGGCAGGATTGGATACAGTGGCCGTTCGTATGCCCGCCAACCAGACAGCCCGGGAATTGTTAAAACTTTCCGGAAAGTGTATTGCTGCACCCAGTGCCAACCGGTTTGGAATGTTAAGTCCAACTACTCCTGAACACGTTCAAAAACAACTTCCTGAGCTAAAATGTATACTCAACGGCGAACTTCCTAAAGTTGGTATCGAGTCAACTGTTATCGAACTCTGCCAGGGAGAATTTAAAATACTGCGCCCCGGATTTATTACAGAGCAGGATTTACTAAAAGTGCTTCCGCAAAGTAAAACTACGGAAGCCAATTCACCAATCAAATCACCCGGGCTGTTAAAATCGCATTACAGTCCCCGAAAACCCATGTATCTTTTGGGCAAGGAGCCGGAATACTCAGAAAACAAAAAGAAGGGATTCCTGGCTTTTTCTGAAGTAACGGAACCGGAAAAGTATCATCAGATCGAACGTTTATCAGCAAGCGGAGATTTAGGTGAAGCTGCAGCCAATTTCTTTGAAGCACTGCATCGTCTTGAAGATTCTGATGTCGACCTGATCATAGCAGAACCCGTGCCTGAAACAGGTATCGGCATTGCCATTATGGACAGGCTCAAAAAGGCTGTTTATCAATACAGTGATAAATAA
- a CDS encoding CocE/NonD family hydrolase produces the protein MKCCHLFLLVFSLFLISVNVKAEDADSLYVATHYNESEYFIEMRDGVKLFTVVYTPKDESKTYPMLMNRTCYNVDGTRNNKLRAPSDYLIRGGYILVYQDVRGRYMSGGTFDNMRPNIPGNDVKNKKDIDESSDTYDTIDWLIKNIKGNNGRVGIYGISYPGHYSAAALLDAHPALKASSPQAPISDFFFDDFHHQGAFLQSYMAAFPVFGYQKDSLTNKAWYGDKMMRLYKDRPANGYEFNLALGPLKNITEKYHYDNFFWNQVVEHPNYDEFWQKRSILPHLKDINPAVLTVGGWFDAEDLFGPINIYKTIQHNDPDAKSTIVMGPWTHGGWSRERGQQTINHIYFGDSISTFFQREMEKPFFDYYLKDEGEMTLPEAYMFDTGLKEWKKYDEWPPKDVAPITFSFGENGKLLMNEDAKAGDEFSYISDPAKPVPYRSEVEGLTFTPRLFMTDDQRHASYRPDVLTFKTDVLDKDVTIAGEILAQLVVSMTGTDADFVVKLIDVYPDDFPNYEHNPKNIIMGGYQQLVRHEVFRGRFRDSYSEPKPFEPGVPTNVTVPLQDVLHTFKKDHRIMIQIHSTWFPYIDRNPQKYVDNIYKANEEDFIKSEITIHGMSTVKAGGDLPTIELLKKTD, from the coding sequence ATGAAGTGTTGTCATTTGTTCCTTTTGGTATTCTCCTTGTTTCTTATCAGTGTAAATGTTAAAGCCGAAGATGCTGACTCATTGTATGTTGCAACACATTACAATGAATCGGAATACTTCATCGAAATGCGCGACGGAGTGAAGTTGTTTACCGTGGTTTACACGCCAAAAGACGAGTCGAAAACTTACCCAATGTTGATGAACCGTACCTGTTATAACGTTGACGGGACACGTAATAATAAACTTAGGGCGCCATCAGATTACCTGATTCGTGGCGGATATATTCTGGTATACCAGGATGTTCGCGGACGTTACATGTCGGGTGGAACTTTCGATAACATGCGTCCCAATATTCCGGGTAACGATGTAAAAAACAAAAAAGACATTGATGAAAGTTCAGATACTTACGATACCATCGACTGGCTGATAAAGAATATAAAAGGCAACAATGGCAGGGTAGGGATTTACGGTATTTCGTACCCCGGACATTACAGTGCAGCTGCTTTACTTGATGCGCACCCGGCCTTAAAAGCCTCTTCGCCACAGGCGCCGATTTCTGATTTCTTTTTCGACGACTTCCATCACCAGGGGGCATTTCTGCAATCGTATATGGCAGCTTTTCCGGTGTTTGGTTACCAGAAAGATTCGTTGACCAACAAAGCATGGTACGGCGATAAAATGATGCGTTTGTACAAAGATCGTCCTGCTAATGGTTATGAGTTTAACCTGGCGCTGGGACCACTAAAAAATATCACGGAAAAATACCATTACGATAACTTTTTCTGGAACCAGGTGGTGGAGCATCCGAATTACGACGAGTTTTGGCAAAAGCGTTCAATTCTGCCGCATCTGAAAGACATTAATCCTGCGGTATTAACTGTTGGTGGATGGTTTGACGCCGAAGACCTGTTCGGGCCGATAAACATTTATAAAACCATTCAACATAACGATCCGGATGCAAAAAGCACCATTGTTATGGGGCCGTGGACACACGGTGGCTGGTCGCGCGAACGTGGGCAGCAAACCATAAATCATATTTACTTTGGCGATAGTATTTCTACTTTCTTTCAACGCGAAATGGAAAAACCATTTTTCGATTATTACCTGAAAGATGAAGGGGAAATGACGCTGCCGGAAGCATACATGTTTGATACCGGATTAAAAGAGTGGAAAAAATACGACGAATGGCCGCCCAAAGATGTGGCTCCAATTACCTTCTCGTTTGGTGAAAACGGCAAGTTGCTGATGAATGAAGATGCCAAAGCAGGTGACGAATTCAGCTATATCAGCGATCCGGCAAAACCGGTGCCTTACCGTTCGGAGGTGGAAGGTTTAACGTTTACACCGCGCTTGTTTATGACCGATGATCAGCGCCATGCCTCGTACCGCCCCGATGTGTTGACTTTTAAAACCGATGTTTTGGACAAAGATGTTACCATTGCGGGCGAAATTCTGGCACAACTGGTGGTTTCAATGACCGGCACCGATGCTGATTTTGTGGTGAAACTGATCGATGTTTATCCGGATGATTTTCCAAATTACGAGCACAATCCTAAAAATATTATAATGGGAGGCTACCAGCAGTTGGTGCGTCACGAAGTGTTCCGTGGCCGTTTCCGCGACAGCTATTCCGAGCCAAAGCCATTTGAACCCGGAGTGCCGACCAACGTAACCGTTCCGCTACAGGATGTGTTGCACACCTTTAAAAAAGACCATCGTATAATGATTCAGATTCACAGTACATGGTTCCCGTATATCGACCGCAATCCGCAAAAATATGTCGACAATATTTACAAGGCGAATGAGGAAGATTTTATCAAATCGGAAATTACCATCCACGGCATGTCAACCGTAAAAGCCGGTGGCGATTTACCCACTATTGAGCTGCTGAAAAAAACGGATTAA